In Hamadaea flava, a genomic segment contains:
- a CDS encoding saccharopine dehydrogenase family protein: protein MNTTKTGSILVVGGYGAVGTIVSRTLDGWFPGRVLAAGRRPQQARLEPGITAVRLDLHEPGSLDELLRQHSISTVVLCVEPPDSALARTCLRQGIHLVDIGASDQLLCKVEAMADLAIDSGATAVLSVGVAPGLTNLLAQQVHQTLGGTDQLDITVLLGAGEHHGLDAVGWTVGQLGQQSAHEARRFSVALAGYGARTAYPFGFSDQYTLRRTLGVGNVTTRLCLDSAPLTALLFGLKRIGAFRTEPLRKALTQILARIHIGTSRFAIRVDGQRGGRHAAYNLTGIEQSRITALVAAHVTRKIVTGSLPTGVHHIEQLPALADIPSQLLEHGVTLWPPGPRQPTAARRDGSYSDSMLITAPVVDEDSVSTAGGREVLETFLDYHREV, encoded by the coding sequence ATGAACACGACCAAGACAGGCTCGATCCTTGTCGTCGGCGGCTACGGCGCCGTAGGCACGATCGTGTCCCGGACGCTCGACGGATGGTTCCCCGGTCGCGTCCTCGCGGCGGGCCGCCGTCCGCAACAGGCCCGCCTCGAGCCCGGCATCACGGCTGTCCGCCTCGACCTCCACGAACCTGGCAGCCTCGACGAGCTCCTGCGCCAGCACTCGATCAGTACGGTCGTCCTCTGCGTCGAACCACCCGACAGCGCCTTGGCCCGCACCTGCCTGCGCCAAGGAATCCACCTCGTCGACATTGGCGCCTCCGACCAACTCCTGTGCAAGGTGGAGGCGATGGCCGACCTCGCCATCGACAGCGGCGCCACCGCCGTACTGAGCGTCGGCGTCGCACCGGGACTCACCAACCTGCTGGCACAGCAAGTCCACCAGACCCTCGGCGGGACCGACCAGCTCGACATCACCGTGCTTCTCGGTGCCGGCGAACACCACGGCCTCGACGCCGTCGGCTGGACCGTCGGCCAGCTCGGCCAACAGTCCGCGCATGAGGCCCGGCGGTTCAGCGTCGCGCTGGCCGGGTACGGCGCCCGCACCGCCTACCCGTTCGGCTTCTCCGACCAGTACACCCTGCGCCGCACGCTGGGCGTCGGCAATGTCACGACACGACTGTGCCTGGACTCCGCACCGCTCACCGCGCTGCTCTTCGGCTTAAAACGCATCGGGGCTTTCCGCACCGAACCGCTCCGCAAGGCCCTCACCCAGATCCTCGCCCGCATCCATATCGGAACGAGCCGGTTCGCGATCCGCGTCGACGGCCAGCGCGGCGGCAGACACGCCGCCTACAACCTGACCGGCATCGAACAGAGCCGGATCACGGCGCTGGTCGCCGCCCACGTCACCCGAAAGATCGTCACCGGCTCGCTGCCGACAGGAGTCCACCACATCGAACAGCTGCCAGCCCTAGCAGACATCCCCTCTCAGCTCCTCGAACACGGCGTCACGCTCTGGCCTCCCGGCCCTCGGCAGCCAACCGCGGCACGCCGTGACGGCAGCTACAGCGACTCGATGTTGATCACCGCGCCAGTAGTGGACGAAGATTCCGTCAGCACCGCAGGCGGGCGGGAAGTCCTGGAGACCTTCCTCGACTACCACCGCGAAGTCTAA
- a CDS encoding class I SAM-dependent methyltransferase translates to MTLATGDERWLAETWPFVREHLPAAPARVLEVGCGPLGGFVPALHTAGYAAAGVDPHAPHAPGYHRERFEDHAIDGPFDVIVACTSLHHVDRIDTVVDRIHAALRPGGTLIVVEWAWERFDEPTARWCFAHLRSEPVEPGWLQRHHDRWQAAGIDWDTYLRGFAAEEGLHTGDAITGVLNSTFATEQLTFTPYFAAGLDATSADEQAAIEEGSVRASGIRYVGRRVS, encoded by the coding sequence ATGACCCTTGCCACTGGCGACGAGCGATGGCTTGCTGAGACCTGGCCGTTCGTCCGCGAACATCTGCCGGCGGCGCCCGCCCGGGTGCTGGAGGTCGGCTGCGGGCCGCTCGGCGGTTTCGTTCCCGCTCTGCACACCGCGGGCTATGCGGCGGCCGGCGTCGATCCGCACGCGCCGCACGCGCCCGGATACCACCGCGAGCGTTTCGAAGACCACGCCATCGACGGCCCGTTCGATGTGATCGTCGCGTGCACGTCGCTGCACCACGTGGACCGTATCGACACCGTCGTCGACCGGATCCACGCTGCGCTGCGTCCCGGCGGGACGCTGATCGTCGTCGAATGGGCATGGGAGCGGTTCGACGAACCGACTGCTCGGTGGTGCTTCGCCCACCTGCGGTCCGAGCCAGTGGAACCAGGATGGCTGCAGCGCCACCACGACCGGTGGCAGGCAGCCGGGATCGACTGGGACACCTATCTACGTGGCTTCGCGGCCGAGGAGGGCTTGCATACCGGCGATGCCATCACCGGAGTTCTGAACTCGACGTTCGCGACAGAACAGCTCACCTTCACTCCGTACTTCGCTGCTGGCCTCGACGCCACGAGCGCGGACGAGCAAGCCGCAATCGAAGAGGGCTCTGTTCGGGCCAGCGGGATCCGCTACGTCGGCCGGCGGGTGTCATGA
- a CDS encoding flavin-containing monooxygenase translates to MKPTVVVIGAGSAGLAAAAALLERGVRSVVLEQGDRVATSWRQRHEDLRLNTIRWLSGLPGLAIPRHAGRWVSRDDYIAYLERYALEQALDIRFGVRAQRLNPNARGWQVDTDSGVYEAAHVVVATGNDRVAWQPDLPGLAAFGRPVMHVAQLRRAADLAGKRVLLIGAGNSAVEIAGHLVDHAVAELWMSVRRPPNILPRQLWGIPLHPATVALRYLPEGLRDRLAQAISRHVFGDLSRYGLPTATDGPFRRMRTSGVTAAIDQGFVDHLAAGRLRIVADVDHLTADEAVLRDGTRVEPDVIVTATGYRSGLTDLLGPLDVLDQHQRPRTGKGREALPGLWLTGFWPAIEGNLRQHGREAGRIADGITTSRCRSAGPPSRPTSLRRQSPTPDSQHQPLRSSL, encoded by the coding sequence ATGAAGCCGACGGTTGTGGTCATCGGCGCTGGCTCGGCCGGACTGGCCGCAGCGGCCGCCCTGCTGGAACGCGGCGTGAGGAGCGTCGTTCTCGAGCAAGGCGATCGGGTCGCGACTTCATGGCGGCAGCGCCACGAGGACCTGAGGCTCAACACCATCCGGTGGCTGTCGGGCCTGCCGGGGTTGGCCATTCCCCGGCACGCGGGCCGCTGGGTGAGCCGCGACGACTACATTGCCTATCTGGAGCGGTACGCGTTGGAGCAGGCCCTCGACATTCGCTTCGGCGTACGCGCCCAGCGCCTCAACCCGAACGCCCGCGGCTGGCAGGTCGACACGGACTCTGGAGTGTACGAGGCGGCGCATGTCGTCGTCGCCACCGGCAACGACCGGGTTGCCTGGCAGCCCGACCTGCCCGGTCTCGCCGCTTTCGGCCGACCGGTCATGCACGTGGCGCAACTGCGGCGTGCAGCCGACCTCGCCGGGAAGCGTGTCCTGCTGATCGGCGCGGGTAACTCCGCCGTCGAGATCGCCGGGCACCTCGTCGACCACGCCGTCGCTGAGCTGTGGATGTCCGTTCGACGCCCGCCCAACATCCTGCCGCGCCAGCTGTGGGGCATCCCGCTGCACCCTGCCACCGTCGCGCTGCGCTACCTGCCCGAAGGGCTGCGCGACCGCCTGGCCCAGGCGATCTCCCGGCACGTGTTCGGTGATCTGAGCCGCTATGGCCTGCCCACGGCCACGGATGGCCCGTTCCGGCGGATGCGTACCAGCGGGGTGACCGCCGCGATCGACCAGGGCTTCGTCGATCACCTCGCTGCCGGAAGGCTGCGCATCGTCGCCGACGTCGACCACCTCACCGCAGACGAGGCCGTCCTACGTGACGGCACTCGCGTCGAGCCCGACGTCATCGTCACCGCCACCGGCTACCGTTCCGGCCTCACCGACCTCCTCGGCCCCTTGGACGTCCTCGACCAGCACCAGCGGCCACGCACCGGCAAGGGCCGCGAGGCGCTGCCTGGCCTGTGGCTCACCGGTTTCTGGCCCGCGATCGAGGGCAACCTACGCCAGCACGGGCGCGAAGCCGGGCGTATCGCCGATGGCATCACCACAAGCCGGTGCCGTTCCGCCGGTCCACCATCCCGCCCGACCAGCCTCCGACGGCAGTCGCCCACGCCCGATTCCCAGCATCAACCGTTGAGGAGTTCCCTGTGA
- a CDS encoding carboxymuconolactone decarboxylase family protein: MTIRHVVPVARKAATGRVAAVYTQSLADFGQAAFMMLSPAPEIQAATWALLREAELVGRAPRVSKEVIAVAVSQANGCRFCIDAHTIMIHAHGTHDLAEDLLHDRIPAEPAHAELAAWAASTRRLDAIPPHARPFPAEHAAEYLGTALATHFTNRMFSAFTDEQLMPGNLQRSGVVRRVGAMAYTRVMQRELAPGDSLPLLDGITAGLSPAWAAGTPIAAAFAALGGATASGGDLLSTAAREIIYASVARWDGAHLPPSGAWLAEALAGLPAAEQPGARLALLASIDPHRIDAGAVAAWRATGHSDDAELVRLVAYGAFTAVQRIADTITDPATMR; encoded by the coding sequence GTGACCATCCGCCACGTCGTACCCGTCGCGCGCAAGGCCGCCACCGGACGCGTCGCCGCCGTCTACACCCAGTCCCTGGCCGACTTCGGCCAGGCCGCCTTCATGATGCTGTCGCCCGCGCCGGAGATCCAGGCCGCCACCTGGGCGCTGCTGCGCGAGGCCGAACTCGTCGGCCGCGCGCCCCGCGTCAGCAAAGAGGTCATCGCCGTCGCCGTATCGCAGGCCAACGGGTGCCGGTTCTGCATCGACGCACATACGATCATGATCCACGCCCACGGTACGCACGATCTCGCCGAAGACCTGCTGCACGACCGGATCCCGGCCGAACCGGCACATGCGGAGCTGGCCGCCTGGGCAGCATCGACGCGACGGCTGGACGCCATTCCGCCGCACGCGCGCCCGTTCCCGGCGGAACACGCCGCCGAATACCTCGGCACCGCACTGGCGACACATTTCACGAACCGGATGTTCTCCGCGTTCACCGATGAGCAGCTGATGCCCGGCAACCTGCAACGCTCCGGGGTCGTACGCCGGGTCGGGGCCATGGCCTACACCCGGGTTATGCAGCGCGAACTCGCGCCCGGCGACAGCTTGCCGCTCCTCGACGGCATCACCGCCGGGTTATCGCCCGCGTGGGCGGCTGGTACGCCGATCGCGGCCGCGTTCGCCGCCCTAGGCGGCGCCACGGCTTCCGGCGGTGATCTACTCAGCACCGCCGCCCGCGAGATCATCTACGCGAGTGTCGCCCGGTGGGACGGTGCACATCTGCCGCCGTCAGGTGCATGGCTCGCCGAGGCGCTCGCCGGGCTGCCCGCCGCCGAGCAGCCTGGGGCGAGACTCGCCCTGCTAGCCTCGATCGACCCGCACCGCATCGATGCCGGAGCAGTCGCGGCCTGGCGCGCCACCGGTCACTCCGACGACGCGGAACTCGTCCGTCTGGTCGCCTACGGAGCCTTCACCGCGGTCCAGCGGATCGCCGACACCATCACCGATCCAGCGACGATGCGATGA
- a CDS encoding DinB family protein — MRNLSEQQARQQLVPSRTTLIGLVKHAAAVERNWFEHYLAQRPREGITGDSLGGPASWHVDDTQTVADVVSEFDNACAESRRLAAKFDLDYTVPHEKNGRVALRWIYIHLIREHARHAGHADILRELTDGTLGD; from the coding sequence CTGCGGAACCTTTCCGAACAACAGGCACGCCAACAGCTGGTGCCCTCACGGACGACACTCATCGGCCTGGTCAAGCACGCGGCCGCAGTCGAGCGGAACTGGTTCGAGCACTACCTGGCGCAGCGGCCCCGCGAAGGCATCACCGGCGACTCGCTCGGCGGCCCCGCCAGCTGGCATGTCGACGACACGCAAACGGTGGCCGACGTCGTATCCGAGTTCGACAACGCTTGCGCCGAGTCCCGGCGCCTGGCCGCCAAGTTCGACCTGGACTACACCGTCCCGCACGAGAAGAACGGCCGGGTTGCGCTGCGCTGGATCTACATTCATCTGATCCGCGAGCACGCCCGGCACGCAGGCCACGCCGACATCCTGCGCGAACTCACCGACGGGACGCTCGGCGACTGA